One window of the Azospirillum sp. TSH100 genome contains the following:
- a CDS encoding GreA/GreB family elongation factor — protein sequence MSRAFVKESDAETEGLLPQINGPLHVSAATIAAWQEELAAADADIARLRGSDAPEDRQAMSSAKRRADLLRARLAAAVVVRPAGPAEEAGFGSVIVAEDENGRQWTFTLVGGEEADPAAGRISWQSPLGEALIGGRAGDVVDWPRRDGLLSLAIRSVSPN from the coding sequence ATGAGCCGCGCCTTCGTCAAGGAAAGCGACGCCGAAACCGAGGGGCTGCTGCCGCAGATCAACGGACCCCTGCATGTGTCCGCTGCCACCATCGCCGCCTGGCAGGAGGAACTTGCCGCAGCCGATGCGGACATCGCGAGATTGCGCGGTTCCGATGCGCCGGAGGACCGGCAGGCGATGAGCAGCGCCAAGCGGCGGGCCGACCTGCTGCGCGCGCGTCTGGCCGCCGCCGTCGTGGTCCGCCCGGCCGGCCCGGCGGAAGAGGCCGGTTTCGGCTCCGTCATCGTCGCCGAAGATGAGAACGGGCGGCAATGGACCTTCACGCTGGTGGGCGGGGAGGAGGCCGATCCCGCCGCCGGCCGTATCAGCTGGCAATCGCCGTTGGGTGAGGCCCTGATCGGGGGGCGGGCCGGCGACGTGGTGGACTGGCCGCGCCGGGATGGCCTGCTATCCCTCGCCATCCGTTCGGTCTCGCCAAACTGA